The sequence cttaactTTTTATGTGTAGAATTTGTTGTTAGAAATATAACTGTATTAAAAcagcctattttcttttttagcaccGACTAGAAAAAGAGGCTGAGAAGAAGATAATAATGCTGGCAGACAGAGCCCACCATGAAGCTGTTGTGTAGGAGATCgctgcctcttttttctttctaatagccTCTCTTACCTCTTTGCTAGTCTTTTTGGTTCTTATCATGTTTTCTACCCCCTTCTCTCCTGGTTTGCTTTCTTCAAATTTTCTGGTTTACTTTCCAgcactgtttctttctctctgtataCCCACCCCTTTTCCATCCACCCTTTTTGTAGCAGCATAGTGTGGAGAAAAGAACCTGGGCTTTGAAGTTACACTTTGGTTCTCAACATGTATACTGACTGTAAGAagatttcttaacttttttgaaattaaatttcttcatctaaaaatggGGTCAATAATGGCAACTGTGCACAGTTGTCATGAGGTATATTAGTGAAAGTAACACTAAATTGCACTATGTTAATAAACTAAGTCTCAATGGTTTATTTCTAATCTAGTGTGGGTCTGACAGCTCTACTCCAGGGGTGATTCAGGAACCTGGGCTGCTTCCATCTTGTTCTTCATGTCCAGTCACATGTACAAAGAACATGGGAAACTCATACCTGCCCTTAATTGCCTTGGACTGGAAGTAACACGTCCCTTTTTACTTTCCTGTTGGTGAGAACTTAGTTCTCAAGATCCCCACCTAACTATTGAGTACCCACCATAAGGTAAATAAGTGCtggtcattattatttttttaaattattgaatattattattttttggttgccctgtgcagcttgcgggatcttagttccctgaccagggattgaacccgggcggGCCACGTCAGTGAAattgccgagtcctaaccactggactgccagggaattccagatgatcattattattaatgttaGGGGATAAAGCAGTCATTGTTCTAGTTTGGTAATATTTAAAACTTAGGTCTGTGTTTTGGGATCTTATATCTATCTATTTCAGGCAATTGAACAATGCTGGAAGAGCTGTTTTTAAAGAGAATGTTTATCTCCAGAAAGCTCTCGCATACCACCTGAAGGAAGCTGATGCTCTACAAAAAAACTCTCAGAAGTTGCAAGAGACTCAGACTTCCCTTTTACAGCAAAAGGTTCATttagattttgtttcctttttttgtaaagaTTGGGTTGGTGAATACTAAGAATTGAGTATAGTAGTGATACATAAGGACAATAGGACAATTTTTCTTCTGTCTGGATGGTGTGTTTTTCTTATGTGAAAAGTTAATTACTGAATGACTTATAAGAAACTTTAGACTTGGCTTTATAAAGAATACATCCGAAACATAAATATAACTCCTGTCCTCTACTACCTTAGTATTCATTTTACTTTGCTTAGAGTTGGTCCCTGAATCACTTAGGAATAAGTCCTCAGTTGTGACAACAATGGTTTCCCCATATAAGGTGTATTCTCTCCCTAAAGGAAGTCTGGAGGTAAGCAATCCAGAGCTGGAATGGTAGTGCCACAAATTCGGCAGACACTCGGGCTCCTCAACTTTGTTCTGCAACATATGGCTTATCTCCTCAGAGTCACCTCATGGCCCCCAGCAGCTGCTGGAGCTCTAACAACAGGGAGGAAGAAGGACAAGAAGGAAAACAGCATGCCCCTCCCTTTAGAGCTCTTCCTGGAAGTCCTATACAAATTTCTACTCGCAGCTCTTCCATCAGAGCTTAGTCACGTGGCTTTGCTGAACACAAGGGAAACTGGGAATTTACTAAACTGGGCTTACTACCTTTCTGAATAAAATTGGGGTTTTATTATGAAGGAGGAAATGGAAAATGGACACTAGGATAGGCAACTAGCAGACTGCCACAGTTTGCAGTATATAGTTGTTAAATTACTGTTTTACTGTACAGTCTTActgattttggaaatttttttgataatataaaatattgaactttttataattttagaggAAGGAAAGTTTCTTAATTAGCAAAATTTGTGGCCTTCCTAAGTCCAGACAGGGACTCTTGATGTTTCTTACTCTTTATGCACAGAATACCAAAATATCACCATTGCAACCTGGCCTCAAACTCAAATCTCATGAAGTAATGGATATTAGTGAGGAACTTTTAAgttctgaaattaatttaaaaaaaaaaatctctcacctCTCTCATCTTTCTGTTTTAGGAGATCAATGATCTGTTGGTTAAGGAAAAGATAATGCAGCTTACCCAGCAGAGATTACAAATCCAAACTCTTCAGAAGAAGGTAGTAAGCTTGGAGACTGCCCTGAGTTGTATGACCAAAGAGTTTGAGACTGAGGTTTTAAAACTGCAGCAGCAGGCAATGGTAGAGAACCAAGCGGGTCAGAGTGAAAATTTCAAGCTGCAGCATCTTCTTCAGATGAAGGACAAGGAAATGAATCGAGTAAAGAAGCTGGCCAAGAACATACTAGATGAAAGAACAGAAGTGGAAAGATTCTTTTTAGATGCTCTACACCAAGTAAAGCAACAGATCCTATTTAGCAGAAAGCATTATAAACAGGTAGCACAAGctgctttcaattttaaaatgagagaggCATGTGCAGGAAGAACAGAATATCCCAAAATCCGAACATTTGATGGCAGAGAGCACAGCACCAATAGTGTGAATCAGGATCTTATGGAGGCCGATAAATGGTACTAATAACGCTTTAATATTTTGCCTTCGTACTGCTCTTCTTGTGccctttacagaaataaaaacccTGAAAAGTTCAGTTTGGTAATATCTAAGTATTGACTAGATTACTCAGTAAGTTACTTGAGGAGAGGAactgtcttactcatctttgtaacCCCTATGCTTAGCATACTGTGTGGGGCTTAGTAGGTATTCTTAGTAGATGTCCCCCCTTTCTTGTGTGACAGAGACTTGTTAAAGGGATTATTTGTTCCATTTTGAATGTCATTGTAATATCTTTTAACATGttcctttattttgtttcctatAAATTTGTTATAAAGgtttgattagattcaggttaaacatttttgatAAACAtagttttcacaaatattttgtaatgttCCCTTTACTATTCTGAGATGAAATTCATAGGTAATAATATCTAATCaaacctataatttaaaaaatcaatataacaaTTCTTTGCAGAAACTCTTTGTTGTACAGAACTGTCCTATGAATTGGAGGACACCCGGTAGTACCCCCTCCATCATTGTATTAACCAAAAGTCCCCACAAGGCTTTAAAATACACTAGAGATCTACTGCCACCATGATAAAGGTGGTAGAATGATTGAGACATTTGTAGACTATATACAATGGTTGTTTCCTGTTAGCATTTTAATCTGTTTGAATACTTTTCTTCCTATAAACCATGGATTAAATTATAGTGCATTTTAAAGATTATTctgaaaaaattgttttatatccCAACATGATTAGATTCTTCAAAGGCCTTAAGAAACTTAAAACGACTCCCTACTACTATGACTTAACATCTTATTGAGAGGGCTTCcaaatgtgttttctgttttaaattattttttaataggctAATATGTAGGTTCTTTTAAATTGTATAGCTGTTGGGAAGGTTGGACATGGCCAGTGACTCTTCTTCAAAAATGTCCAGACTATAGTTTTTTTACCTTCTTGCCATATTCAGAAGTCTGTTAATAAcactattactattattctaataatagttattataataACTATTACCAAGAgagtcactttatttttttatttaataagtcAAGCAAGTTGAGCCCCCACCATACATAAGGcagtttcttttacattttttaaatctactGTATATTAAGTGGTATATAAGTTTTCAGAGGAAGGTGCATAAAATGATTCTTCACATTGTTGTTGCAGAAAGTGGACACTTCCCTATTCTGCCTCATGAGCAACTTATCACTTTAATCCTGCCAGGAAGGCAGAAATTGtagttaaaatattacattatctGCTTAAAAGGCAGATTGGGGAAGGACAATTAAAGTATATGGTGATTATAAGGCAAAACCTAAACTTAAAACTAACCCAACTGacgtatatgaaaaaatatttcttacgtTATACATCAATACTCTATCTACATGTCAGCCAACTTTTGTAAATAGCAAGTAGACTATGAATCCTTTGGAAAAGTTATGGTATAGATAAATACCTTCCTGGAAGGCTTAGCTGCCTCTTAAGCAGATAATGATACATACAAAGACGAAAGGTACAAGAAAAAAACAGTTGTTTGATGAAATTATTTGGAGGTAAGAAATAGACTAGATAAGTtacatgttattttatatatttacctcTTATCACTCTATTTTCATAGCAAAATATCTAATACTAAAGACTTGCTAAAAAGGAATTTATCAGTAATTTCACCAAACAACTGTTTTTTTCTTGTACCTTTTGTCTTTGTGTTATCTGGATACATAATATTGCATTAcaactttcttttttgcttatttgCTTAATGTTTgagcacagatttttttcatgttgttagtttttcttattttcagtttAATGACTACATAACACTTCAAATTGGCTACCATGTTAATGTGCTTTTCAAATTTATGATTTTGTAATGGACATTGTTTGCTTTGTAGTCATTCCATTTGGAAACCTCATAATATTCAGTTATGATTTAGAAATTTTCtcatgtttacattttttatattttttaaaaagaagagatgcttactttgaccattttttttcgtatttttctttgaaattctttAGGACAGATATTCAAGGAAATATGGACATTGGAGATTTGACCTGGGAGCAGAAAGAGAAAGTCTTGAGGTTGCTCTTTGCAAAAATGAATGGCTTTGTTCCTAGGTAACTCCCTATTTCAGTAGTGAAATACCAATTTGCTATCAAACCTAGAGGCCATATAGGAAAAGTGAATGTATTCTTACTTAGAATTAAGGGAATGGGAAAGGACcagaaaatatcaatataaaaggGTCATACTGCTTAGCTACTGCAACTCCCAGAGATAAAGAATGGGAGATGTGTAAGTGAGCACAAAAATGAAAGAGGTATTAGAgttaaaggggaaagaaaatcgATTAATCTTAGGTGTTTAAGGTAATGCTTCCTGAGAAGGTATAACATTGTTCAGCTGAATGAGTGGTAACGAAAGAGAAGCATAACAATTGTTAAGATTTTATTGGTCTGCAAAgataagtaaattattttaaagctgaTTATTAATCAAGGGGATCTCTAATACCAAGAAAAAGACctggaaaggaaaacagaaatccaCAGGTActccaaataattatttttaatgattagtTTCACTCTCTTTCTTCATTATGTTTTATCAGTGACTATAACGCTGGTTATAGTCactttatagtaactataaagtGGCTAAAATAAATCAACCACTTACTGATTGCTTGTTAAATGCTTGGCACCATTGTATT comes from Balaenoptera ricei isolate mBalRic1 chromosome 2, mBalRic1.hap2, whole genome shotgun sequence and encodes:
- the BBOF1 gene encoding basal body-orientation factor 1 isoform X2; translated protein: MPSKGKDEKKGKGKGKGKDKGKDKDKKKKKMIKVEESAMERAKANASLWEARLEVTELSRIEYRDTSQRLAKCNEELKKQQYRMEKDTMSVLNYLKKQDQEKDNLIEKLKQQLNETKEKAQEEKEKLEQKYTVQISELEGQFHQKAREIGMIQTELKTIKQFQKRKIQVEKELDDLKEDLRNTEQKHQETLRRLEGRFLEEKHRLEKEAEKKIIMLADRAHHEAVVQLNNAGRAVFKENVYLQKALAYHLKEADALQKNSQKLQETQTSLLQQKEINDLLVKEKIMQLTQQRLQIQTLQKKVVSLETALSCMTKEFETEVLKLQQQAMVENQAGQSENFKLQHLLQMKDKEMNRVKKLAKNILDERTEVERFFLDALHQVKQQILFSRKHYKQVAQAAFNFKMREACAGRTEYPKIRTFDGREHSTNSVNQDLMEADKWTDIQGNMDIGDLTWEQKEKVLRLLFAKMNGFVPRKYSQSSRPPVPDYIGPDDETTKEFGNESKLQDQTFITQQVPILDSTGELVIPNIQKGSQESDINAK